Genomic window (Atribacterota bacterium):
GTTGAAGGTTAAAAATGTTCTGAAAAGTTCGCAATTAAGAGCAGTAGCTAACGAACACGTAATGATTACATTATTTGATTTCGGTCCAGAGGATGAGGTTATGCCTAATCATAATCATCCTCATGAACAGATAACTTTTGTTTTAAGAGGCTCTGTAAGAATGATTTCTGGAGAAAAAAGTCAGGTGCTTAATACCGGCCAGGGTGCGATAATACCACCGGATGTTGAACATAAAATAATTGCGCTGGAAAAAGAAAGTCAGGTAATGGATGTCTTTTACCCCCTCAGGGAAGAGTATTTATCTTAAGAGCAGAATGAAAACTAGAAAGCGAGAAATTTTTATGAAAGTTTTAGCTATTGATTATGATGGAGTTATAGTAGACAGTGTGATGGATTCCCTTTTTGTTAGCCATAATGCCTATTTGAAAGTATTTGGTAGTAATAGTAAAAAGATATTCGGAGGAAAAACTTTTACCCTTAAAAATTGGACAGTAATACAAAAAAAATATAAAAAAGAAATAGAAAAATATCGCTCTCTTCGGCCATATATTCGAGGAGCTACCGATTATGGTTTAATCCAGAAGATGCTGGAAGAAGGTAAGGATGTACAAAGCCAACAGGAATTTGATGAATACAGACAGTCAGTTGAATTTGATTTTCAGAAATTTCATGATGCCTTCTACCAGGCAAGAAAAGATACACAGGACGAGAGTTTTGAAGACTGGCTTAGTTTAGAACCTCCCTATGAAATAGTACTTAAAGGAATTCGCAAATTTGTTCAGCAAGGAATCAAGGTAATTGTTGCTACTTCTAATCGACGAGAATATATCGCCAGCGTATTCCCTGCTGAATATTATGACATTCCGATTGGTGTTGACGATATTCTTGATTTTAGCTTTGGAGAAGACAAGTCAAGCCAGATGCATCATATCTGCGACAAATATAATGTTGATTATCAAGACATTTTTTTTGTTGATGACCAATTAGCTCATCTGGAGCAAACCAGAAAATTAGGAATTAATGTTTTTTTGGCAGGATGGAGTTATGCTACCATGCAGCAGAAAGAAATAGCTAGAGAAGAAAAGATCCCTGTCATTGAGAAGGAAAAAGATTTTTATTCTGTGATAAAAAAATATTTAAAAAATGAATAATTAGGAGGAAAGAATTATGAAAGTAACTGATTACCATAAAGTTCCGGCAGAAGCAGTTGAAATGGATGAGGCAAAAGGTGTTAAGGTAAGATGGCTTATTTCAGATAAAGACAACGCCAAAAATTTTGCTATGAGACTGTTTGAGGTTCAACCAGGTGGATATTCTCCTTATCATATTCATGATTGGGAACATGAAGTGTTTGTACTGGAAGGAGAGGGAGAAGCAAAAATAGATGAAAAAAGTTATTCCATAAAAAAAGACTCTGTTGTATTTGTTGAACCAGGTCAGAAACACACCTTTAAAAATACCGGTGACAGTCTATTAAAGTTTCTTTGTCTGATTCCATATAAGTAGGTTATTAATTTTTAATTTCTAAAGAAATAGAATTTTAAAAAAATGCGGAGTTTTCAATGAAGATACTGGCAGTTGATTTTGACGGAGTAATAAGTGATAGTGCTTTAAAATCATTGTTTGTCAGCCATAATGCTTATTGCCGTTATTTTGGAGATGAGGTGAAAAAGAATTTTGGCGGTGAATGTTTTACTTTTGAAAATTGGGAGAGAATGAAAAGAGAATACAGACGAGAAATGAAAAAATATCGCCTGCTCCGTTCTTATATAGAACTATCATGTGATTTTTTTGTGATGATAAAAATTATCGAAGAACAGATTGAGGTAAAAAATCAGCAGGAATTTAGAGAAATTCGCAACCAACTGAATTTTAATTATGATTTCTTCCATGAATTATTTTTCCAGGAAAAGGAAAGATGGCAAAATAAAGATTTTAAAAAATGGTTCTCCCTATCTCCTCCTTTTAAACATGTAACAATGGGAATAAAAAAATTTCTGGAAGAAGACAAAAAAGTTGTCATTGCCACATCTAATCTGGGTAAGGCAATTCATCCGGCTTTTCATTCGGATTATCTGGGGTTTTCAATTGATTTGGAAGATATTTTTGATAAGAATTATGGAAAAAATAAATCTGATCATATGAAGGGAATAGCTGGCCAATATGGTGTTGATTTTAAAGATATATATTTTATTGATGATCAGCTGAGTTACCTGGAGGAAACGCAGCCATTAGGAATAAACCCTTTCCTTGCCGGGTGGGGTTATTGTACAAATGAACATAAAAAAATTGCACGAGATAAGGGAATTATTGTTATTGAAAGAGAAGAAAAGTTTTATCCACTATTTGAAAAATTATTGTTTTAAGGATAAGGTATAAATAAAACTATTATTAAAAATGATGTTGTGGGAAAAATAAATATCATATTTAAGGAGGAATAAATGTATAAAGATTTAAATCCGAGAAGAAAGATATTAATGGGGCCGGGTCCCAGTGATGTCCATCCCCGTGTATTGAAGGCTATGTCTACTCCGCTGGTAGGTCATCTTGACCCTGATTTTCTGGAAATTATGAACGAGACCAGGGATATGTTAAGAGAGGTATTTCAGACAAAAAATGAGCTCACTATTGCTTTATCCGGTACAGGAAGTGCCGGCATGGAGGCTGCTCTGGTAAATATGCTGGAGCCGGGTGATAAGGCAATAATATGCATTAACGGTTTATTTGCCGAGAGAATGGCAGATATAGTAAAAAGGTGTGGTGCAGAACCAATTATAGTTGAAGCAGATTGGGGAGATATTATCAGACCGGAACAGGTTAAGGAAGCCTTTGAAAAAAATAAAAATATAAAACTATTAGCTATTGTACATGCCGAAACATCAACCGGAGTCAGACAACCACTGGAAGAAATCTCTCAAATAACCAAAGAACAAGGAGCTTTTTTTGTAGTGGATGCAGTTACTTCATTAGCAGGTATCCCTGTAGAGACCGATAAATGGAATATTGATGCCATCTATAGCGGTACTCAGAAATGCCTTAGCTGTCCTCCGGGATTATCTCCGGTGTCCTTCAGTGGTGACGCTGTTAGGTACTTAGAAGGCAGGACTTCTATTATCCGTAGCTGGTATCTGGATGTTAAAATGCTGCAAAGCTATTGGGGCAAGGAGAGATTTTATCATCATACTGCCCCGATTAATATGATTTATGCACTAAGAGAGGCCTTGCGAATGGTTTTGGAAGAAGGTTTAGAAAAAAGATTCCAAAGACATCAGCTGCATTCAGAGGCACTTGTTGCAGGTCTGGAAGCAATGGGATTGGAGATGGTGGCTGCTGCCCAGTATCGTTTGCCTGAACTAAATGCAGTCTTTATTCCGAATGGTATAGATGATGTAACAGTCAGAAAAGCCCTGTTAAATGAATATGGAATTGAAATAGGCGGAGGCTTGGGGAAATTTAAAGGCAAAGCATGGCGAATTGGACTAATGGGCTATTCCTGCTCTAAGGCTAATGTAATGCTATGTTTGGCAGCCCTGGAGAATATCTTGAGAACTCTAAATTATAAAGTTAAGGAGCAGGGTATTTCAGCTGCAAATGAAGTATACAATAAATAAGTTTAAAATTATTTTAGTAAATAAATTATTTAACTAATAAATAAACCGAACTGATAGATTACAAAAAGAGAGAGTACGATAATTGTACTCTCTCTTTTTGTAAAAATATTACTTTTCAAATAATAAACAAAGAGATATCTTCTATTCAATAATAAATCCAATAGTCTGTTCGACTGTTTTTTGGCTAAAAACATCTTTTATTACCAGTAAAAACTGGAATTCCCCAGTAGGGAAAAGGCTGTCCTGAGTAACTGTATTGGTAATCAATATTTCACTATTGGGACTATGAGATAAAAGATGATAATCCAAAAAATCTTTTTGCCCCCATAGAATAGTACCTTCCATATCGAGAATATAGAGATCCTCTTTTATATGAATTTCAAATAAATCTTCCTCAATTTCTTTTATTGTAAAATTTTTAGGTTCAGTGTAAAAATAAATTGTTTCCCCCTGGGAAAAAGAAATATTTTCACGTTCCTGATAAATTCCAAATCCCATTGCTTCCTCTTCGGTAAACTTTAGATTATTCAGTTCCAATGGCGCCTTATCACGGATTAACAGCAAGGCCTTTTCCAATGATTTAACAGCTGTGTTAAAGTCTTGTTTTTCTAAAGCTGTCAGTGATTCTTCAATCAATATCTTTGCTGAATTTTCTGAGGCAATCATAGTCGCAGGAGTGAAAATTAATAGCAAAATTATAATCGAAATACATAAAAATAAATATATTTTTTTCATTTTATATACTCCCATATTTTTAAATTAATTAAGGCATACGGGCATGAGTGATAGGCCAAAAGACTACTGATGCTCTTCCGATAATGTTTTTCTCCGGGACAAATCCCCAAAATCTACTATCACTACTATTTGACCGATTATCACCTAAGACAAAATAAGAGTCTTCAGGAACAATAATTTCCGGCATAGTTTCATAAGAACGATGTTCTATATAATCCTCTTCCAGCTGCTCTCCATTTAAATAAACTGTACCATCAACGATTTTTACTTTATCTCCCTCAACGGCAATTACTCTTTTTATATAATTATGATTCTGGTCAATAGGAGGTTTAAAAATAACAATTTCCCCATGTTTCGGCTCTGTTATTCTATATACAATCTTATTACAGATAAGTCTTTCGCTATTAAAAAGGGTATCCTCCATGGATGCCCCTTTTACCACTGTAACCTGTCCGATAAAGGTAATAATAATAAAAGCAATAATACCGGCACTGACAACTGTCTCAAAAAGCTCTCTCCACATAGATTTTACCTTTTTTTCATTTTTTTCCACATTCAGATTATCTTTACTGTTTTTCATCAATTCCCTCTCTGTTAAATATTTATTGTTTTATAACTAATAAAAATTATATCACATTTATATTATTTTCAATCCAGTTAAAATATATTTTACCAAAAAATACAAACAAGTTATAATAAAAAGTAAATTTATAATAAAATATTTTTTAAAATGGCGGAGGAAATGAATATTCTCACTATTCTATTTGATTTAGATGACACTTTAATATACACATCCAAAATTTATCATCGTTCCCGGAGAAAATTTTTTTCTGCACTGTCCGGATTAGGATTTTTAGAAAATGAAGTGCTGGAAAAATTGGACGAAATTGATATCGGTCATGTTTCCGAACAAGGCTTTACCAAAGAGCGATATTCATACAGTCTTATCAAGACCTATCATTATTTTTGCAAAAAGGCCGGTAGAGAACCAGAGTCAAAAATTGAAAAAGAAATATCTGAAATTGGTTGGAAAGTTTATCTGCAAAAACCGGAACAGGTAAAAGGGGCAAAACAGGTGCTGAATTATTTGAAAAATAAATATAAACTGATTTTAGCAACCTTAGGAGACCCGGAAATACAACATAATAAAATATCCCAGTCAGGTCTACAATCATATTTTTCTGCTATCCATGTTATGAAACACAAAAGTGATGAAGAATATACACAGATTTTAGAGAGACATCAGCTAAAAAAAGAAGACACATGGATAATAGGCAATAGTGTTCGTTCTGATTTAAACCCGGGATTAAGAATAGGTATAAATTGTATTTTAATACCTGCCGGTACCTGGAAGTTTGAAGAAGAGGATCCAATCTCAAATAATTATTTAAGATTGGATTGTTTAACAGATATTCTGGACTATTTGTAGGTTGAATATGAATTAATTAAAAGATGAAAAAACATCCTTCTTATCTCAACATTAATGAAATTGAATTTAACGAACGCATTAAAAAGGCATATCAATATCTAAAGTCTTGCATACTATGTCCTCATCAATGTGGTGTAGACCGGATTTCCGGTCAAAAAGGATTTTGCCGTTCAACAGGGCAAATAGAGATTTCCAGCTTTAATGCCCATTTTGGAGAAGAGCCGCCCATTTCCGGAATTAATGGTTCGGGAACCATATTTTTTTCTAATTGTACTTTGCGTTGTGTATATTGCCAGAATTACCCAATTAGCCAGCTGGGCCATGGCAACAAAATATCTGTATCAGAATTATCCCAAATAATGCTTGCTTTACAAAAACGAAAATGCCATAATATAAATTTAGTGACTCCGACTCATTTTGTACCGCAGATAATAAGTGCGATTAAAAAAGCAAGATCAGGAGGCTTATGCCTACCTATAGTTTATAATACCAGTGGTTATGAATCAGCTGAGACACTTCAGTTGCTCGATGGCATTGTTGATATCTATCTACCAGATATCAAGTATTCTGATGATAAACTTGCGGAAAAATATTCGAAGGCGACAAATTATTCCTTAGTTAATAAAAAGGCCTTACAGGAAATGTATCGGCAGGTAGGAAATCTAAAAGTTGACAGGAAGGGAATAGCAATTTCTGGATTGATAATCAGACATCTGGTCTTGCCGGGTAAATTATCCGGAACAGAAAAAGTATTAAATTGGATTGCTGAAAATATATCTAAGGAGGCTTATATCAGTTTGATGGCACAATATTTTCCGGCTTTTCAGGCTTTAGAATATCCTGAATTGTCTCGAAGAATAACCCGAAATGAGTATAAAAAAGCAAAAGAAATTTTTGACAGATGTGGCCTTGTTAATGGTTGGATCCAGCAAGATAACTAAAGTATTTGCAAATGAAAGGATAAGGAAGACAGTACCTTGAAAGAAGGAAAACCAAACATAAAAGCTGAATTTATATTAATAGGGGTTGTTATAATCTGGGGATATACTTTTCCGGTTATCAAGAATGTCCTGGAAAGCATACCCCCTTTTACTTTTTTGTTTTACCGATTTTTCCTGGCTTTCATAATAATCTATCTGCTTTTTAGAAACAGAATAAAAAGGATTAATTTAATTATTGTTAGAAATGGCTTTATAGTCGGCTTATTCCTTTTTTTAGGCTATTTTGGCCAAACAGTGGGGACTCAATTTACTACTGCGACTAAAACTGCTTTTATCACCGGAATTTCAGTTGTAATGGTGCCCATTTTTGCTTTTTTCTGGATTAAGGAAAGAATCAACCGTAATTCTATAATTGGCGTAATATTTGCAGTATTAGGCCTTTGGTTAATGAATTCCAATGGCACCTTCTATCATATTAATTTAGGGGATTCTCTGGTATTTCTTGGTGCCATTGGTTTTGCTCTCTATGTGATAGCAGTGGATATCTATACAAAAAAATCAGATTATATTCCATTAGTTTTCATGCAGTTGGTCACAGTTTGCTTACTATCTTTTATTGCTGCTGTTATTTTTGAAACTGAAAACCTGCATTTTAATTATGGAAATTCAGTCTGGTGGGCAGTAATAATTAATGGGGTATTTGCTACTGCACTCGCCTTTTATTTACAGAATCGTTTTCAGAGATATTCCAGCCCAACCAAGATTGCCATTATTTTCTCAGCGGAGCCGGCTTTCGGAGCCTTATTTTCACATCTCATATTAGGAGAAATTGTAGGATTCTTTGGATTAATTGGTGCTGTTGCAATATTTTCTGGAATGTATATTGCCCAAATAGAACAAATTGAAAAAATATAATTCAATTTTATCTCTCATATTTTTCAAATAAATTATTTATAATACTTTTTATAAGATATAATTAAGTAAAAAGCAATAATTTTAAAGTTTTTGCATTCCTCATGATTATTCCAAAATATGTCAAAAGAGAGGAGTAGAAAATGATTATAGAAGCTATAAAAAAAAGGAGAAGTGTCAGAAAATATCAACAAAAGGATATTCCTCCGGATATTTTAAATGAAATTATTGAGGCAGCCAGATTAGCACCATCAGCAAGCAATCGTCAACCCCGGAAATTTGTTATTGTCCAGGATAAAGAATTAAAGCAGCAGCTGATGATGGCCAGCAGAAATCAGAAATTTGTTGGAGAAGCTTCTGCTGTTATTGCTGGCTGTGCGACAAATATAAAGCACATAATGCCCAATGGGATTTATGCCTATCCTGTTGATGTATCTATTGCCCTGGAGCATATCAGCCTTCAGGCAGCTGATCTTGGCCTTGGGACATGCTGGATTGGTGCTTTTGACCAGGAAAAAGTAAAAGAAATATTGAAAATACCAAAAGATGTAGCCATAGTATGCTTGATGACTCTTGGATATCCGGCAGACATTGGTCTTACCAGAGAGCGAAAATCTTTAAAAGAAATTATCTGCTATAATTATTATACTGAATAAATTAAACTCAGCAGGGTGCCTCTACTTGCCAGGGCTGTGCTATTCGCACGATTAAAATATGAAGGGGGTTTTAATAATGCGTAAAATATTGCTGGAAAGAACTAAAATAGGTGAATTCCTAAGCATAGAAGCTAATTTTAATAATAATGAAGACATTGACCTTATATTGTATTCAGTAGATGTTGCATCAAACTGTGTCTTCAAAAAAGAAGAATGGCGAGAATTTGTTGAGTATATTAATAAAATTGACAGGGATTATCAATTATTTATTAAAGAATCTATTGAATGAATTGAAGAAAGGATAAGAATCTATTCTCCAATATTATTTTTACCATTTATTAATTGATCCTTTGTTGGTAGGGGTTAGAAAGATTATCAATGATTTAACTGATCCAAATGCCACAGTTGTTGATATTGGTTGCGGAACCGGAGAGCTGGTTTTTTGTTTAGCTCCTCGATCAAAAAGAGTTGTGGGTATAGATGTGAATGAAAACATTTTGCAACACTCAAGAAGAAAGATGAGAAAATTAGAGGCTAGTAATGTTGAGTTTATAAAAAAAGATGTTAATGAAGAAAGTTTTTTTAGCCAAAATCAGTTTGATTATGCTATATTATCAATGGTTTTGCATCAGTTTGGTTTGACAGAGGCAAACAAGGTATTAGAATCAGCAAAAAAGGTTGCAAAATACATTATTTTGGCTGATTTTTCAAGTCCTTTACCAGACAGTATTGCTGGTCAAGGGGCATTGTTAATCGAAAAAATTGCCGGCGGAGAGCATTATAACAGCTTTAAAGCATATCAAAAAAAGAATGGCTTGAATTATTTTTTAAGAACCTGTCAATTACCGGTAATAGAAGATAAATTAGGTGGCCTTGATGTTATCAGGATTGTTAAAACTTTATCAAAAAGTATCCAAGAAGGCTAATAAATAATCAAAAAGAGGTAAAAGATATCAGTCATGTTAGAAAATATAAATGATATTAATCCGGTTCTGCAGGCTTTAGTGGCAGGGATATTTACCTGGGGAATGACTGCCCTTGGCGCATCGGCTGTTTTCTTTACCAGAAATATTAACAGGAAACTGCTTGATACTATGCTGGGATTTGCTGCAGGCGTAATGATTGCTGCCAGCTATTGGTCTCTCTTAGAGCCTGCAATTGCTATGTCTGAAGAAGGTCCCTTGCCCGGTTGGTTGCCTGCTGCTATAGGCTTTTTATTGGGTGGAATATTCCTGCGGGCAATTGATGCTGTTTTGCCCCATTTGCACCTGGGGATGCCGGCAACTGAAAAAGAGGGAGTTCCGACATCATGGAAAAGAAGCACACTGCTTATTCTTGCTGTTACTTTGCATAATATACCAGAAGGTTTAGCGGTGGGAGTGGCATTTGGAGCAGTAGCCGCCGGACTCCCTGCTTCAACTATTTCTGCCGCTATTGTATTAGCCATTGGTATAGGAATACAGAATTTCCCGGAAGGTATGGCAATTTCTATGCCGTTAAGGAGAGAAGGTATATCTACGATGAAAAGTTTCTGGTATGGTCAGTTATCGGGTATCGTGGAACCCATCTCTTGTGTTATTGGCGCTTCAGTTGTCTTAATAGCCCGGCCAATTTTGCCCTATGCGCTGGCTTTTGCAGCCGGTGCCATGATATTTGTAGTAGTTGAAGAATTAATACCTGAATCACAGCAGGGAGGTTATTCAGATTCTGCTACAATGGGCCTTATGATAGGTTTTACTATTATGATGATTTTGGATGTAGCATTAGGATAAGGAAAAAACTTCTTAATAATTAATATATTTCTAAATGTTTAATGGTTAAAATTTACAAAGTTAAATTTTTTTAAAATTGTTTTTCATATATATTTACTAAAATGTTGATCGGATATTTAAAAAAGATGTTGCACAAATTATTATTTTTACTTTCAATTATTTTTTCTGGCCTTACCCTGGGTTATTTATTACAGTACATTGATAGGAAGCAAAAAGATATTTTTTTAGTTTCCAGGGATAGTTTAAGAAAAAATCTTCAAAAATTAGCTATTTTTTCCCTTAATCCTATTTCAGTTATTGGAGCAATTTGGTATGCAAATTTGTCATCCTCTAAAGCTATTTTTATTCCGGTAATGGGAATAATTTCATTTTTTCTGGGAGCATTATTGTCCTTTCTTGCTGCGAGGTATTTGAGATTATCAAGACCTGCTACCGGTATATATGTAATCACTGGTTCATTTTCCAATATAGGAGCCATGGGAGGAATGATCTGCTTTGCTTTTTTTGGAGAGGCAGGATATGCGCTTACCCCGATTTATAATTTTATCCTTCCTGCTCTATATTTTGCAGTTGGTTTTCCTGTTGCTAAATATTGTAGCAACCATTATCAGAAGAATGAAAATCTAATAGCCAAGATAGTAAATACATTAATTGATCCATTTGTATTTGTCCCGGTAATCAGTTTAACGANNNNNNNNNNNNNNNNNNNNNNNNNNNNNNNNNNNNNNNNNNNNNNNNNNNNNNNNNNNNNNNNNNNNNNNNNNNNNNNNNNNNNNNNNNNNNNNNNNNNTTTGCAGTTGGTTTTCCTGTTGCTAAATATTGTAGCAACCATTATCAGAAGAATGAAAATCTAATAGCCAAGATAGTAAATACATTAATTGATCCATTTGTATTTGTCCCGGTAATCAGTTTAACGATAGGCCTTTTCCTTAATTTTTCTGAATATACCAGACCATTATTTTATGAGAAGATTATATCGTTTACTGTCCCGATGGCAAATTTTCTAATATTAGTTTCTATTGGTTTAGAGCTAAGAATATCAAAAGTAATATACTATCTAAAAGAATGTTCTGTACTATCTATAATTAAGTTTCTCATTGTCCCGTTTATTACAAGTCTGATTGCCTGGAAAATCGGATTAGGTGAAATTGATAGCGGCCTTCTTTTAAAAGTTATAATAGTTTTATCCTCAACTCCCGTTGCCTTAAATGCCCTTATTCCTCCCTCAGTTTATGATATGGAGTTAAACATGGTCAACTCATGCTGGTTATTTACTACATTTGCCATGATTATAATTATTCCAGTTCAATATTTTGTCGTAAACCTCATCTAAATTTTTATCCAGTGCATTTTCATATTTGCTGGTATTTGAAATACTCTATTTATCCTGTATTAAATATTATAAAAAAATATTAAACTAATATTCATTTGTAAATATATGTTGAAACCTGGTTCTTTAAATTATATAATAAAAATATATTGAAAATATATTCTGAATATATTAAAGAGTAACTATTATGAAGACTAATGATATTTATAATGAGTTAAAAAGGCGTATAGTCTTTTATGAGTATAAACCAAAGCAGATTTTAAGCATTAAAAACCTCTCTAAGGAATTTGGTGTGAGTGCTATTCCGGTTCGCGAAACACTTATCCGTCTGGAAGAGGAGAAGCTGATAGTAATAATACCAAATAATATCATCTATGTCAGTGATTTAAATTTCCAGGAATTAAAAGATGTTTTTGAGGTAAGATTATTTTTGCTGGGAATGGCTGCTAAACTGGCAGTTAAGAGAGCTAAACCTGAAGAGATTAAAGAGATGAAAATCCTGGCAGATAGACTAAAAGCAGAAAAAAGCAGAAAAAAGATTATCCGGTTAGATGCTGAATTCCATGATTTATTTAATAAATCTACCGGGAATGCAGTATTAGCTGAAAATCTGGAAAAGCTTAGAAATCGATTAGGTCGATTGTGGTACCTTGCTGAAGAGGGAGAAAGTTATTCATTACAGATTCCTAAAGAAATTGAAAATTTAATTATTGTACTGGAAAACAGGGATGGAGAGAAATGTAAAACAATCCTGGAAGAGCATGCTATTCATTTTATAGAAAGAATAAAAATTAACCTGTATAACGGGTATCCTATTTAAAATTACAAGTAGGGGATATCCGTTTTTTTTATTTAATAGAATAAAAACAAAGGAGGAATTTAAATGAAAAATATACTGGTTATTGGCGCTACCGGACAAATTGGTTCTGAGTTAACTATGGCCTTGCGCCAAAAATATGGTGATAGCCGGGTTATAGCAGGGGGACATAGTAAATCTCCATCTGCAATACTAAGAGATTCAGGACCTTTTGTCATCGCCGATTGCCTTGACAGTCAGGGAATAACTGATATCATAAAAAAATATAAAATAGATACTATTTATCATCTGGCAGCCCTGCTATCTGCAACAGCAGAACAAAAGCCTGATTTAGCCTGGCAGGTCAATTTACAAGGTCTGATTAATATTTTAAATATATCCCGCATTTATAAATGTGCTGTTTTTTTTCCCAGTTCTATCGGGGTATTTGGTTCCAGTACTCCTAAAGTCAATACACCTCAAGATACTGTTCAGCGACCCTCTACCATGTATGGTATAACTAAATTGACCGGTGAGTTGCTCTGTGATTATTATTTTAAAAGATATGAACTTGATGTTCGAGGAGTGCGCTTCCCGGGACTTATTTCCTATGAAACATTGCCTGGAGGAGGGACTACCGACTATGCAGTGGAGATTTTCTATGAAGCTATTTCACAAAAACACTATACCTGTCCACTAAAAGAAAAAACTTATCTGGATATGATGTATATGCCTGATGCCATCAAAGCTTCAATTCAAATAATGGAAACAGATAGCAGCAGGTTAATTCATCGTAATGGTTATAATGTTACTGCAATGAGTTTTTGTCCCAAAGATTTGGTTGAAGAGATTAAGAATTGGATTCCGGATTTTACAATTGATTACGAGATAGACCCTTTAAAGCAGTCTATTGCTGATTCCTGGCCGGATAGTATGGATGACAGTGCTGCCCGTAATGAGTGGGATTGGTCGCCGGAATATGATTTGGCAAAAATGACAGAAGATATGATTAAACAATTAAAAGAGAAAATTAAAAAATAATTTAGAAGAAAAATATTAAAATTGTTCAAGGGGAGGGTTTTATAATGGGTTTGGATAAAATGGAAAAAGCTCTAAAAGCAGAATTAAATACGCTGCAGGAAGAAGGTAGATTAAAGGGAAAGGAGATGATTATTACTGATATTAAAAAAGCTAAAGGCGAAAGTGGCCCCAGGTATTTTTTAAAAGGGAAAGAAGGCAAGCCATTTATAAGAATGAATTCTAATTCTTATTTAGGAATGTCTTTGCGTTCAGATATGCATTCTCCGGGAACCGAGGCAACCAGGCAGTTTGGAACAGGTCCTGGTGCAGTACGCTTTATCAGTGGTACCTTTCAGGTACATCGTAAATTAGAACAAAAATTAGCCGAATTTCATCACAGAGAAGATGCAATAATTTTTTCTTCAGCCTATTCAACTGTGGTTGGCGTCCTGGCTTCTCTGATTTCTCCGGAAACAGTAATTATCAGTGATGAGTTAAATCACAATTGTATTATTAATGCACTTAGATTATCAAGACCGGCAGAAAAAGAAATATATCCCCATCTTGACATAAATGAATTGGAAAAACAAATTAAAAAAAGCATCGGAAAAGGAAAGAGAGTAATAATTGTAACAGATGGTATATTCAGTATGCGCGGTGATTATGCCCCTCTTAATGCCATTTCCAGTATTACAAAAAAGTACCATGACCATTTTTCAGAAGGGGTAGTGTTGGTTGTAGATGATTCGCAT
Coding sequences:
- a CDS encoding class I SAM-dependent methyltransferase: MVGVRKIINDLTDPNATVVDIGCGTGELVFCLAPRSKRVVGIDVNENILQHSRRKMRKLEASNVEFIKKDVNEESFFSQNQFDYAILSMVLHQFGLTEANKVLESAKKVAKYIILADFSSPLPDSIAGQGALLIEKIAGGEHYNSFKAYQKKNGLNYFLRTCQLPVIEDKLGGLDVIRIVKTLSKSIQEG
- a CDS encoding ZIP family metal transporter, with the translated sequence MLENINDINPVLQALVAGIFTWGMTALGASAVFFTRNINRKLLDTMLGFAAGVMIAASYWSLLEPAIAMSEEGPLPGWLPAAIGFLLGGIFLRAIDAVLPHLHLGMPATEKEGVPTSWKRSTLLILAVTLHNIPEGLAVGVAFGAVAAGLPASTISAAIVLAIGIGIQNFPEGMAISMPLRREGISTMKSFWYGQLSGIVEPISCVIGASVVLIARPILPYALAFAAGAMIFVVVEELIPESQQGGYSDSATMGLMIGFTIMMILDVALG
- a CDS encoding GntR family transcriptional regulator, with the translated sequence MKTNDIYNELKRRIVFYEYKPKQILSIKNLSKEFGVSAIPVRETLIRLEEEKLIVIIPNNIIYVSDLNFQELKDVFEVRLFLLGMAAKLAVKRAKPEEIKEMKILADRLKAEKSRKKIIRLDAEFHDLFNKSTGNAVLAENLEKLRNRLGRLWYLAEEGESYSLQIPKEIENLIIVLENRDGEKCKTILEEHAIHFIERIKINLYNGYPI
- a CDS encoding NAD-dependent epimerase/dehydratase family protein; the protein is MKNILVIGATGQIGSELTMALRQKYGDSRVIAGGHSKSPSAILRDSGPFVIADCLDSQGITDIIKKYKIDTIYHLAALLSATAEQKPDLAWQVNLQGLINILNISRIYKCAVFFPSSIGVFGSSTPKVNTPQDTVQRPSTMYGITKLTGELLCDYYFKRYELDVRGVRFPGLISYETLPGGGTTDYAVEIFYEAISQKHYTCPLKEKTYLDMMYMPDAIKASIQIMETDSSRLIHRNGYNVTAMSFCPKDLVEEIKNWIPDFTIDYEIDPLKQSIADSWPDSMDDSAARNEWDWSPEYDLAKMTEDMIKQLKEKIKK
- a CDS encoding aminotransferase class I/II-fold pyridoxal phosphate-dependent enzyme — encoded protein: MGLDKMEKALKAELNTLQEEGRLKGKEMIITDIKKAKGESGPRYFLKGKEGKPFIRMNSNSYLGMSLRSDMHSPGTEATRQFGTGPGAVRFISGTFQVHRKLEQKLAEFHHREDAIIFSSAYSTVVGVLASLISPETVIISDELNHNCIINALRLSRPAEKEIYPHLDINELEKQIKKSIGKGKRVIIVTDGIFSMRGDYAPLNAISSITKKYHDHFSEGVVLVVDDSHGVGCFGATGRGTEEYTGANGVDILVGTLGKAFGVNGGYAVSSQSVITYLREHAPLYIYSNPISPAEAAEALCSLEILEGEEGSVILEHLKRMTKRFETGLKEMNYEIIESDHPIVPLMVRDTKKTRELVDFLIDNGVLATGLNYPVVPKGDEEIRFQINADHTAYDIDSVLGVLREWKDKK